A section of the Bradyrhizobium oligotrophicum S58 genome encodes:
- a CDS encoding DUF6691 family protein has protein sequence MIVLVQFIVGIVFGLGLLLSGMSNPQKVLNFLDLAAIRSGGWDPSLILVMAGAVGVTFAGFRLIFRRQRPLLSDRFQLPPSQTLDWRIATGPAIFGIGWGLAGICPGPAFVDLGYGSPAIALFVIAMMIGMAAARMLANRQHRGSMAMGQSS, from the coding sequence ATGATCGTCCTGGTCCAGTTCATCGTCGGGATCGTGTTCGGGCTCGGACTGCTGCTGTCGGGCATGTCCAATCCCCAGAAGGTGCTGAACTTCCTCGATCTCGCCGCCATCCGCTCCGGCGGCTGGGACCCCAGCCTCATTCTCGTGATGGCCGGCGCGGTCGGTGTCACCTTCGCTGGCTTCCGGCTCATCTTCCGGCGCCAGCGCCCGCTTCTCAGCGACCGCTTCCAACTGCCACCCTCGCAGACGCTGGATTGGCGGATCGCCACGGGTCCCGCCATCTTCGGCATCGGCTGGGGTCTGGCCGGCATCTGCCCGGGTCCGGCATTCGTGGACCTCGGCTACGGCTCGCCCGCGATCGCCCTGTTCGTGATTGCAATGATGATCGGAATGGCCGCGGCCCGCATGCTCGCGAACCGCCAGCACCGCGGCTCGATGGCCATGGGCCAGTCGAGCTGA
- a CDS encoding YeeE/YedE family protein: protein MITEYTALTALAGGALIGAAAVMLMGLTGRIAGVSGIAAQMLPPWDGAVAGRFAFVAGLVIAALVVRVTTGSLPPLTLEAGPIALVAAGLLVGFGAVWGNGCTSGHGVCGIASLSSRSIVATLVFMATAVATTFLVRHVM, encoded by the coding sequence ATGATCACAGAGTATACGGCCCTCACCGCGCTCGCTGGCGGCGCTCTCATCGGAGCTGCGGCCGTCATGCTGATGGGCTTGACCGGGCGGATCGCCGGCGTGAGTGGAATTGCCGCGCAGATGCTGCCGCCTTGGGACGGGGCCGTCGCCGGCCGGTTCGCTTTCGTGGCCGGGCTCGTCATCGCGGCACTGGTGGTTCGCGTCACGACGGGAAGCCTGCCGCCCCTCACGCTCGAGGCCGGCCCGATCGCCCTCGTTGCAGCCGGGCTGCTGGTCGGCTTCGGTGCGGTGTGGGGCAATGGCTGCACGTCGGGCCACGGCGTCTGCGGCATCGCCAGCCTGTCGTCACGCTCGATCGTCGCCACGCTGGTGTTCATGGCCACTGCGGTCGCGACCACTTTCCTCGTCCGTCACGTGATGTGA
- a CDS encoding ArsR/SmtB family transcription factor, with product MTARVARNAKVASVTGLEDKAEEAARLLTAMANPKRLMVLCNLIEGERPVGELAEQVGLRQAALSQHLAMMRALDLVATRREGQTIYYRLASHEVREILQTLYRLYCA from the coding sequence ATGACAGCTCGGGTCGCGCGCAACGCCAAGGTCGCTTCGGTGACGGGCCTCGAAGACAAAGCGGAAGAGGCCGCCCGCCTGCTCACGGCCATGGCGAACCCGAAGCGGCTCATGGTGCTTTGCAACCTGATCGAAGGCGAACGCCCCGTGGGCGAACTGGCCGAGCAGGTGGGCCTGCGGCAGGCGGCGTTATCGCAACATCTTGCCATGATGCGTGCGCTCGATCTGGTCGCGACGCGGCGTGAGGGCCAGACCATCTACTATCGGCTGGCGAGCCACGAAGTCCGCGAGATCCTGCAGACGCTGTATCGGCTGTACTGCGCCTGA